A genomic window from Salvelinus namaycush isolate Seneca chromosome 21, SaNama_1.0, whole genome shotgun sequence includes:
- the olfml1 gene encoding olfactomedin-like protein 3, whose translation MYTWMLTLLVLSLGLGHAQRSTQEAFMMQYFERRIAQLEERLIKCEQNTQQVDQKIYDLSTKLRGQLASMEVHRTEVKTQVDNVAMRVERVERDLEYLENKTPNQPHIEVEEALMEQQMKDAQKKIVKITLGTDCNIALTGVKSLKIVKKAGDVYGSWLKDPTKGSAKIYFFSGNKNNTVLEFKSLKTFTEGRLAQAHPIQLPFPWQGTGHVVYNGFLYYHRADTPNQILKVHLLNRTVADSMLLPGVGRLPTYALTTHTFLDLAVDELGLWVIYSDPEFGGNLVITKLDKSSLAVEHTWDTTCTSRDAESAFMICGTLYVVYNSRYGGRSSIQCLYDIHDSIHSEESPVLFFPKRYTNHYSMHYHPKDKQLYAWDDGYQTIYKVDLKSKAEV comes from the exons ATGTATACCTGGATGTTGACACTGCTCGTCCTGAGCCTGGGGTTGGGGCATGCTCAGAGGTCCACCCAGGAAGCCTTCATGATGCAGTATTTTGAGAGGAGGATTGCCCAACTTGAG GAGCGTCTGATCAAATGTGAGCAGAACACCCAGCAGGTGGACCAGAAGATCTATGACCTGTCTACAAAGCTGCGTGGCCAGCTGGCTAGCATGGAGGTGCACCGAACGGAGGTAAAGACTCAGGTGGATAATGTAGCCATGCGGGTGGAGCgagtggagagggacctggagTACCTGGAGAATAAGACCCCTAACCAGCCCCACATCGAGGTAGAGGAGGCCCTGATGGAACAGCAGATGAAAGACGCCCAGAAGAAAATAGTAAAGATCACACTGGGGACAG ACTGCAACATAGCTCTCACTGGTGTGAAGTCTCTGAAGATAGTGAAGAAAGCAGGGGACGTCTATGGATCCTGGCTGAAAGACCCTACTAAGGGTTCTGCCAAAATCTATTTCTTCAGCGGGAATAAGAACAACACCGTACTGGAGTTTAAATCCTTGAAGACCTTCACTGAGGGAAGGCTCGCCCAGGCTCATCCAATTCAACTCCCCTTTCCCTGGCAGGGAACTGGCCATGTGGTCTACAATGGCTTTCTGTACTATCACAGGGCAGACACACCCAATCAGATCTTAAAGGTGCATCTCCTCAACCGCACTGTGGCCGACAGTATGCTGCTGCCCGGGGTTGGCCGCCTGCCTACCTACGCCCTCACCACGCATACCTTCCTGGACCTGGCTGTGGACGAACTGGGCCTGTGGGTCATCTACTCTGACCCAGAGTTTGGGGGCAACCTGGTGATCACCAAGCTGGACAAGAGCAGCCTGGCTGTGGAGCACACCTGGGACACCACCTGTACGAGCCGTGACGCAGAGTCAGCATTCATGATCTGTGGAACGCTGTACGTGGTGTATAACTCCCGCTACGGAGGGCGCTCCAGCATTCAGTGCCTGTACGATATCCACGACTCCATCCACAGTGAGGAGAGCCCTGTGCTGTTCTTTCCTAAGCGCTACACCAACCACTACAGTATGCATTACCACCCCAAGGACAAGCAGCTGTATGCCTGGGACGACGGCTACCAGACCATCTACAAAGTGGACCTCAAGAGCAAGGCTGAAGTCTGA